ATGCTCCGGAATATGGGTCAGGATATTGTCCTGAGGGGATGCCTGAAGATCCACCCGGCGCAGGGCCACGGTAATGATTTCAGATCCGCTGGCCGAAAGCATGGGTCTGATCTGTTCGTTGGATGCAAATTTCCCTGTGCCCGTGAGCAGCCGGCTGGTAAAATTTCGGTGGCCCAGTGTCAGTGTATCCGCCATTTTCATCCCCCTCCCACAAATGATAAAAGTTCAATGGTATCCCCTTCTTTCAGCCGGGTTTCAGCCCAGGACGTCTGCCGGACCAGGGTATGATTGTGCTCGATGACCAGTGATGACGGATCCAGGTTTCGGGCTTTCACAAGGGCGAGAAGATCTAATGCCTGGATGTGCGTCTCATCGCCGTTTAATCGGATTTTCATTCAACCTCCACAGTGTTTAAGTCCATACGTTCACCTGAGGGAGGAAAAATGAAACGGGAATGCGGAGAAGAAAAGAAACCATTACTGGTGTGTTTGCACTGTCCCTACGCCGGTATTACCCGTA
Above is a window of Desulfotignum balticum DSM 7044 DNA encoding:
- the thiS gene encoding sulfur carrier protein ThiS, yielding MKIRLNGDETHIQALDLLALVKARNLDPSSLVIEHNHTLVRQTSWAETRLKEGDTIELLSFVGGG